The region GCTTCAATCGCTTTCTTAACCGCAGGAGCGCGTAGCTGCGTCAACTGTGCGTCGAAGTAGATGGCGTCTTCTGGGCTAGCGAGGCATTCATCCAGATTCGTCGAAACCCGTTCGACGCCGGTGCGCTTTGCTAACGCCTCCAGCTTCGCCTGATTGCGGCCAACCAGAATCGGGTCGGGCCAGATAATATCGTCGCCGACTTTGAGGCCGCCCTGTTCCCGAATCGCCTGAATCGAGCGAATGAGATGCTGGTTGGTGCCCATGCGTCCGGTGACGCCGTTCATGATGATGCCTACTCGATGTTTTGCCATGATTTTCCTGTGAGTGTCTTTAAATATGTACGGTCGAAATCGACCGTACTTTGCGGTTGAGGATTAGCTGCCTGAGGGTTTGTCGGTGCATTGCGGCGCGGCGCCTTCAGGCAACGCGGGAACGTCGATTCCAGCGCGCGGGAGGGTGCCTTCGAGTTCTTGACGCCAGTGCGCGACGTCACCGGACGGACCGTAGCAATACATCATCGTCATCGGCTCGTCGCCCGTGTTGGTGAGCTGATGAAAAACGCCGGACGGAATGTAAACCGCCTGCCCTTTTTTGATGACCTGGCGCTCTTCGCCCAGACAGATTTCGCCTTCGCCTTCGGCGATGAAATAAACTTCTTCCTGCTCCTGATTGTGCCACGGAACCTGTCCGCCTTTGGGTTCTAGAACCACAAGCCCAAGCGCGAAGTTGCTGGCCTGAATCGGCGAAGCGCCACCGACAAGGTTGCGCGTCCAGCGGCGCGCCGGAAAAGTGCGTCCGGCGGACTCATTTAAATCGGCAATAATCATCTTTGCTCCATGAACTCTATTGAAACGGCCGCACATCGCCCCGTTGAAGCGACGTTGCCTGCTCACGGCGTTTCGGTTTTGGAAAGCCATCACGCGCGCGATTTCCAGATGGAAATGGCGCGGCACGAGTTCTTTCAGTTGCTCTATGTTCTGCGCGGGCGAGGCAGCCTACGCTGCGAAGCCCGCGATTTTTCTCTTGAATCCGGCGATGTCGCGCTTCTTCCGGTAAACGTGGCGCATGGCGTCGAAGATTCGGATGCTGCTCCACTTTCCATTTACGCCGTCAATCTCGCGCCGCATTTTCTCAGCGGCGGCCTTGCCAACTTTGAAGAAAGACCGCGCCGTTTGCGTCATGAATCGTTGCCCGCCGCTTTGCCCGATTTGCTGCGTCGCTTGCTGCTCGAACAAACTTTGCAAAAAGCCGGTTACGAAGCGATGATGAGCGGCCTCGCGTTGCAGCTTCTGGTTTCTCTCCTGCGCGCCGGGAGCTTGCCCTCGCTTCCTCTGGAAACGCGCGGGCTGTCTTCCAAAGCGCGACTCCACTCCTATTTGCAAGAACTGGAACGCACGTTTTACCGCGCTGAAACCATCGATTCCGCTGCTGCCAGACTGGGCCTCAGCCGACGCCGTTTCACCATGCTGTTCCGCGAAGTCGCGGGCAATTCGTGGCTCGGGCACTTGCGCGAATTGCGAGTGCAACACGCGCAACGACTTCTCAAAGAACGCAACCGAACCGTGTTGGCGATTGCTTTCGAATGCGGCTTCGAAGACGTTTCGAGCTTTTATCGCGCGTTCAAAGCAACGACCGGCCAAAGTCCGGATAGCTGGCGAAAATCTCTTGGTGGGTAAATTATGAGATAGCCGGAACCGGAGTTCAGCGCAGTTCGGGCTATCGGTAGTTGCAATTCGGGCAATCGCAGGCGAGAGTACGGTCGAAATCGACCGTAAGTCGTTAGCTATGCATGTTACGCTAATGGCGTAATTACAGGAGACGACAAATGCGTTTCTGGAAACTCGGCATGGCCGCTGTATTCGGAGTAGGAATGATGGCCGGCTGTAGTGGCGGAAGTGGTAGCGTGCTCGACACGGACTTGAATCAGGGCCAAATCCTCTTTCTTGCTGAAGGCAATGGGCAACCCGCGATCCGAATTGTAGACGGTGACGGGGATAATGGCCAAACCTTATTCCCCGGCGTTTTTTCGCAAGCAGATATTAGCCCAGACCGCCAGCGAGTCGTTTTTACTGGCCCTCCAGCTCTTTATACATTGGAAACCGACATCTTTCTCGGAGATGTGAAGGGTAGCCCACCTCGAAAAATTGTTTCCGGAGGCCGAGGCGCAAAATTTTCACCCGATGGACAGAGCATTGTTTATACGTATCGAACAGATTTAGGTGATGGTACCCCGGGGGCGGACATTTACCGTTTGAAACTCGATGGCTCGAAACCGATTCGCCTTACAACAAGCAAGGATGCCGAATCTTCGCCCACCTTTAGCCCCGACGGGAGAACCGTTGCATATGTCGCGCGACGTGGCACTGAAAGCAAAATTGAACTAATGGATGCCGATGGGAAAAATTCGCGGCGTCTGACGAAGACAGCGGGGGAAGAATTTGAGCCTTGTTTCAGCCCTGATGGAGCAGCAATCGCTTTTGATAGCAGTAAGTCTGGCCTCAGTTCGGATATTTACCAGGTTGATTTAACGAGCGGCGCAGAAACGCGTCTCACTTCCGATTCTGGAGACGAACGGGTTCCCTTGTACAGCCCAAACGGGACGGAAATCGCTTATACAACGGTAATTAATAAAGGCACATTTGTCATGAATCGCGATGGCTCAAATCCTGTGAAATTAATTCCGAACGGCTATGCCACATCGTGGAAATAACAACCGCCAGAGCACTGGGAGTACGGTCGATTTCGGCCGTATTCATAATCGGTCGATTAGCTGCGCGAGCTTTTGAATCGTGCGTTCGGTTGTCGCCGAATCGTGGTGGCCGCAATACAAACGCAGGCAATTGTTGTATTTACCTTTGCCCGAAAACATCGCGCCTGGCGCAATGCAAATGCCTTCACGCAATGCGGTTTGAAAGAGATGTGTCGTATCGACAAGCGAAGGCAATTCTATCCAGACAACTGTGCCGCCACACGGACGCGTCACGCGTGTGCCCTCGGGAAAATACTCTTCTAAAAGCTCGACGGTGCGTTGCACGCGCTCCGAAGTAGTGCGGCGAATCGTGCGCAAATGGTGATCGTATCCACCGTTTTCGAGCAATTCTGCAATCGCGAGCGAGGGCAATGACGGATTCGCCATGCTGCCGACGAGCTTGAGATATTCGATTTGCTGCCGAAATCGTCCCGGCGCGACCCAGCCGACGCGATAGCCGGGCGCAATCGTTTTGGAGAACGAGGAACACAGAAGAACCAGCCCGTTTTCGTCGTAACTTTTCGCAACCGGTAAACGCGGCGCGTGAAAAAGTGTGTCGCCCCAAACATCGTCTTCAATCAGGGGAATTTCGCGCTGCGCCAAAAGCTGCACCAATCGCTTGCGGTTTTCTGCAGGCATACAACTGCCCAACGGATTATTCAGGCTGGGCATCAGCAAACAGGCAGCGATTTTCTCGTGTTCAAGGACATATTCCAGCGCCTCCAGCGAAATGCCATCCCGCGGATGCGTCGGAACTTCGAGCGCGCATAAACCGAGCGATTCGATGATTTGCAACGCGCTGTAATAGGTGGGCGATTCGAGCAAAATCGTGTCGCCCGGTTTAGCGACGGCGCGCAAGCAAAGGTTCAGCGCTTCCGTACAGCCTGTGGTGATAACAATATCGTCGGGCGTGAGCGCGCAGCCGGTTTCCATTGCGCGCTTGGCGATTTGCACACGCAACTGGTGATTGCCGGGCGGGAAATCGTAGGCGTTTCCGGCGTCGCGGCACTCGCGCATCACTTTAGAAACCGCGCGATTGAGCTGGCGCGAGGGAAAACTCGCGGTGTCACCGATAGCCGCGCCCATCTGCACAATATCGGGGCGCTGAGCCGCGCGATAAAACTGCATCACCAAGTCGCTGACGGCGACCGACATCGGTTCCAGCGATGGCTGCGACATTTCAGGTTCGGGCGGAAGCGTGCGCGCCGTGCGCCGCACATAATAGCCCGACTGGGGCCGCGCCTCAATCCAGCCCGCGTCTTCCAGCGCGCGATACGCCTGTAACACAGTCGAAACGCTGACTTTCTGCTGCACGCTAAAGTGCCGCACTGAAGGCACGCGGTCGCCCACGCGCAGCGTGCCACCTTCGATCATGCTGGTAATGCGCCTGGCCGTCGATTCGTAAAGCCTTTGTTCCACAATTGCACCTGACAGCAGTTTCGTGCGCGTCGCCCCGCCGCACACGGCACAGTTTAGGCTTTGCTCGACCATAACAGTTGCAAAAGTCATGAACTGTGCTGCTATCAATTCGCAAAAACTGAATCTGTTGTGCTCCTTCGGCAAAGGTTAAATTTTTCGTATTAGCCTCAAATAAAGGAGCGAACGAAATGTCCCAATGCACTTGCCTTTCGGCCTCAGCAAAGGCAGCACAAAAAAAGAAAAGCCCATTTGCCGCCGTTCGCGCCTGGCTTTCGCATCCGTTTGCGCGCCCTCTGGATTGCACGCAGCAGCGAGCCAACGCAATGCGCGAAATGCGTCTGGGCGTGGGCGAAACACAAAGCTACTGTGCCGCGACAAGGGCGCGTTTTTTCTGCCGCTCTGGAAGTGTCTGGCTCACC is a window of Abditibacteriaceae bacterium DNA encoding:
- a CDS encoding PLP-dependent aminotransferase family protein, producing MTFATVMVEQSLNCAVCGGATRTKLLSGAIVEQRLYESTARRITSMIEGGTLRVGDRVPSVRHFSVQQKVSVSTVLQAYRALEDAGWIEARPQSGYYVRRTARTLPPEPEMSQPSLEPMSVAVSDLVMQFYRAAQRPDIVQMGAAIGDTASFPSRQLNRAVSKVMRECRDAGNAYDFPPGNHQLRVQIAKRAMETGCALTPDDIVITTGCTEALNLCLRAVAKPGDTILLESPTYYSALQIIESLGLCALEVPTHPRDGISLEALEYVLEHEKIAACLLMPSLNNPLGSCMPAENRKRLVQLLAQREIPLIEDDVWGDTLFHAPRLPVAKSYDENGLVLLCSSFSKTIAPGYRVGWVAPGRFRQQIEYLKLVGSMANPSLPSLAIAELLENGGYDHHLRTIRRTTSERVQRTVELLEEYFPEGTRVTRPCGGTVVWIELPSLVDTTHLFQTALREGICIAPGAMFSGKGKYNNCLRLYCGHHDSATTERTIQKLAQLIDRL
- a CDS encoding AraC family transcriptional regulator: MNSIETAAHRPVEATLPAHGVSVLESHHARDFQMEMARHEFFQLLYVLRGRGSLRCEARDFSLESGDVALLPVNVAHGVEDSDAAPLSIYAVNLAPHFLSGGLANFEERPRRLRHESLPAALPDLLRRLLLEQTLQKAGYEAMMSGLALQLLVSLLRAGSLPSLPLETRGLSSKARLHSYLQELERTFYRAETIDSAAARLGLSRRRFTMLFREVAGNSWLGHLRELRVQHAQRLLKERNRTVLAIAFECGFEDVSSFYRAFKATTGQSPDSWRKSLGG
- a CDS encoding DUF2917 domain-containing protein; this encodes MSQCTCLSASAKAAQKKKSPFAAVRAWLSHPFARPLDCTQQRANAMREMRLGVGETQSYCAATRARFFCRSGSVWLTQSGDARDIILHAGDEFESNARTRIVVTSLHTSARLTIEAQG
- a CDS encoding cupin domain-containing protein produces the protein MIIADLNESAGRTFPARRWTRNLVGGASPIQASNFALGLVVLEPKGGQVPWHNQEQEEVYFIAEGEGEICLGEERQVIKKGQAVYIPSGVFHQLTNTGDEPMTMMYCYGPSGDVAHWRQELEGTLPRAGIDVPALPEGAAPQCTDKPSGS